Proteins from a single region of Hyalangium gracile:
- a CDS encoding GNAT family N-acetyltransferase: MILRNVTEEDLPIFFEHQRDAVALRMAAFPSRERDAFLTHWRTKVLRPEHVTRTIVVGGLAAGYIGSWEQDGKRLVAYWMGREHWGKGTATRALSEFLVLEPIRPLHAWVAVHNVGSIRVLEKCGFRTVAQENQPHADGVAEVLMTLGPK, translated from the coding sequence GTGATCCTGCGCAACGTTACAGAAGAAGACCTCCCGATCTTCTTCGAGCACCAACGGGACGCAGTCGCGCTGCGCATGGCCGCATTCCCGTCGCGGGAACGCGATGCCTTCCTGACCCACTGGCGCACGAAGGTTCTCCGCCCCGAGCACGTGACCCGCACCATCGTCGTTGGTGGCCTGGCTGCTGGGTACATCGGCAGTTGGGAGCAGGACGGCAAGCGCCTCGTCGCCTATTGGATGGGTCGCGAGCACTGGGGCAAGGGCACCGCGACACGGGCGCTCTCGGAGTTCCTCGTGCTCGAGCCGATTCGTCCGCTCCATGCGTGGGTCGCTGTCCACAACGTCGGGTCGATCCGCGTCCTCGAGAAGTGTGGCTTCCGCACGGTGGCCCAGGAGAACCAGCCGCACGCGGACGGAGTTGCTGAGGTACTCATGACGCTGGGTCCGAAGTA